The genome window TATAACCCTTAGACTCATCACTATAACCAACAAAGATAACTTTCTCATCAAACTTCTCTCTTTGCATTGCAGGAACCATAGTGTATGCAACACAACCAAAAACTCCTCCAAAAATATGCCTACGATATCGATCTTGTTGCACCAACCTGTTTATTCTCTATTTTGTCAACAACCTTAACAAACCACAATTAGTACATCACATTATCATTTACGCATGtatacaaaattttcaagtactAAATTTATAGTTGAGAAGAGGTTGATGAGTCAAATAAAATAAcaggaggagaagagagaggttAGGATTGACCAAAAAAACCATGCAAAGAGCGTTAGAATAGGGATATGCTAATAGTAATAAGTCCCCctttaaggaaaagaaaattggaGGAAATGAAGTTGTGGCAGAGAGCCACCGGGGCTCTCAAGGACAGAAACAGCATTTTGGTGTCATCTCTTGCCCGGCGGACCTCCGCCAGTAATCCTGATCTTGAGAAGGCCATCATCAAGGCAACCAGCCATGACGACGGCGGCATTGATTATAGGAATGTCAACCGAGTATTCGCCTGGGTTCAAGCCTCCCCCATCACCCTCAAGCCTCTTATATACGCTATCTCGATGCGAATGGACAAGACTCATAGCTGGTTTGTAGCTCTCAAGGGGTTAATGTTGATGCATGGCGTCTTCTCCTGCAAGACACCAGCGGTACAGAGGATCGGACGCCTCCCATTCGATCTATCGAATTTTCAGGACTGTCATTCTAATCCTAACAAAATATGGGGGTTCGAGGCATTCGTTCGAGCATATTATGCTTTTCTCGATCAGCGATCCGTTGTGTTCTACGACAAAACGTGGAAACCCCTGATGCAGGAGCTCGAGAGGTTGCAGAAATGGCAATCATTGATCGATTTGCTGATGAAAATCAAGCCACAGTGGAGGAACATGAGGGTGATTCTAATTCTCCAAGCTATGGATTGCGTGATGATCGAATTATGCGAAACATATAGAAGAATATGCAATGGAATTGCAAGAGTTCTATTGAATATATATTCAGCTAATAAAACTGAAGCTGCTCTGGCTCTTAAGGTTCTGCAGAAAGCAACAACACAGGGTAAACAACTCTCTGTTTATTTCAAGCTCTGTCGACAATTTGGCGTTGTTAATGCGACAAACTCTCCGAAAGTGAAGCCAATCCCAAAAGAAGACATAGTGGAGCTTGAGAGAATAATCAACGGAGTATCAGAGAAGGAAAGAATTGGCATGGAAGCAGAGGATGATTATAGTAAAGCCATAATGGTGAGACGAGACAAGGAATTAACAACAAGTGATGGCCTGGAAACAATAATAACTGACAAATGGGAGGTTTTTGATGAGGATTTCAAGGTAAATGAAGGATTGATGACTGGGTTTTATGAGAGAAAGATCACAAACAACCCTTTTGAAACCTCTCCTAATAACAATAATCTACTACCTCTTGTTCCCATTAATGTTGTTAATGCTCCTGCTTGTAAACAAGAACTTCCAGATTTAATTAGCttctaattaactaattaaatgtTGGAGTATTGGGATTTGAATTCCTTATTTTCAAGGAGCTTCGGCAAtaatgaccgacaccaaagtgtgtgtaccTACCCTAAGTGTAGGGTATCAAC of Tripterygium wilfordii isolate XIE 37 chromosome 13, ASM1340144v1, whole genome shotgun sequence contains these proteins:
- the LOC120012493 gene encoding putative clathrin assembly protein At1g25240, whose translation is MLIVISPPLRKRKLEEMKLWQRATGALKDRNSILVSSLARRTSASNPDLEKAIIKATSHDDGGIDYRNVNRVFAWVQASPITLKPLIYAISMRMDKTHSWFVALKGLMLMHGVFSCKTPAVQRIGRLPFDLSNFQDCHSNPNKIWGFEAFVRAYYAFLDQRSVVFYDKTWKPLMQELERLQKWQSLIDLLMKIKPQWRNMRVILILQAMDCVMIELCETYRRICNGIARVLLNIYSANKTEAALALKVLQKATTQGKQLSVYFKLCRQFGVVNATNSPKVKPIPKEDIVELERIINGVSEKERIGMEAEDDYSKAIMVRRDKELTTSDGLETIITDKWEVFDEDFKVNEGLMTGFYERKITNNPFETSPNNNNLLPLVPINVVNAPACKQELPDLISF